TTAATTGTACTCTAATTATTTGATGCACTGAATTTAGGCATATATTTAACCCCACACTTTAATTCACAActttgaaaatgaacaaaagacTTGGCAATGCTTGTTTCATTGTGCTGATCAGACATAGGACTTATTCATTCCCATTCCATTACGCAACTAAGTAAAACAGTTCCAGCGATTTGCATTTTGAACTGTTGAACACTTTGGAACAGTCCTGCCCCAACATCCTTATTCAGGGTGAGGTTTACCAATAGCATCCAATAGTACTCATGCTGTTTTGTTCCCCTGTGCAGGGTGGGAAGAACCAGTGTGCGGTGGACAAACTGCTGAGTAGTATGGattgtgacagagacagtgaggtCGACTTCACTGAGTTTATGTGCATGGTCACTGGTCTCACCTGCGCCTTCCACGACTGCGCTCAACACAAGTGAGCAGTATGACCTCATCCTGGGGCGTGACCGACAGACTGcagcttgtttttgtttcatgttagtacagggaacaaaaaaacattaacaaaaactCTGTTTTACAACAATGCCTGAATAAAACAGTCTATCTACATGTATATGGTTGTTATGTATTATGTGACTCGGGTGTGACGGTGGAAGTTGTTTCTCCCTGGCCTCCTCTTGTGCATGTTCAGCCCACAAGGCACGCAAAACTGATATGGAGGGTCTGTAACAGTAAATACTGTTTAACTGACTCTGACTGTATAAACAGATTTGCTTTAAGTTTTgccaacacagtctcacaacATTTTGTgcaatgagcacgaactctgaaacgcagattacatgTGGTGGTGGTGAAGATTACACTCCACCACCATGGAAGCATTTTGTGACAATAGGAATCATACACGCCATTTTCACGTGTTTGTCACGTGAAAAAGTTAGCTAACgtttaaggttaggcaactaaaacactttggttaaggttagggttaagtcaTTTCCTGAGACCAGACTGGTTCTTCCTATAAATCAAAGTGACCTGACAGAATTCCTCTGGTGCACATTCCTTTCAATGAAAATGTTCTACCCAAAACCTCGAGACATTTCAGAAGTCACTCGACCCAGTTTAAGAGTCATAAAGAGCGTTAAAGGCTCCAGAAAGACACTACAGTCCTCTGAACAACTatacctgtctctcttcacctgTAGAGTGACTGCATGCCACTACATGCCTATGGCTTGAAAAAGGTGTGAACCACCATACTGCGACTGTACCTTTCTCACGTTATCACTCATACAAGCCTGCAAAACGTCAGTGAAGAGTTGAGCTCTGTGGCCAGATAAACGCTCTCAACAGAACGGAGCGCTGCTACCAGGAAACTAGGCCAGGGGACCAGAGAGaacagaaacatgcacacacgcacatgcatgtatacacacacacacacatgctttcacacactcactcacttccTAAGTTTTCATAGCTTTGCTTGTGGTTCATGCCCAAAGATACTCAGCAGTACACACAACCACCCACAGATGGAGTGACACTGTGTTAAAGTCATGTGTTAGTACTGGGCAAATCTAGAGATCATACTCAAAGTGGCAACCAATGCAGTACAACTGTGTTGCATTTGAAACCAAGCTCACTTACAtagttaggattttttttttttgggttttacatcaaaataaaTGAGTTGTAATCCAAATGATTACATGTCAGCCTCTGTTAAAGAGGGCAACTCCACTTGAATCAATACGAACAAAAACATCTCAAAACAAATGACTAATACTAACTAACCACATTTTGGTTTTGTGAGACTGAGGTTGTGTTGACACAATCGGAGCCACCACCCAAATCAAATACCTAAACTGATATTACCTGTTCCATACACCcatagttgtttttttatcattgaaCCAAACCCAGCTTTCACACAGCGGGTATAAAAGaagttgtctctcctcttctgttcaCACGCTACACCTCTCTTACTGCCCTGTTGACCGCCATCAGCCTTCCATTTTCATCTTTACCGTTTTACCAACATCTCCAGCAACATGGATAAGAAGTTACAGACATCCATGGTCCTCCTGCTGCAGACTTTTAAACAATACGCTTCAGCCGACGGCAATCCCAACACCCTGACCAAAAACGAGGTGAAGGAGCTGTTCAAGACGGAGCTGCCTGGATTTCTCGAGGTACTGTACACCATAGGTGATGGGTAACTGTACTGACAAAGATGATAACTGCGCTTAATTGTACTCTAATTATTTGATGCACTGAATTTCCTATGCATGTGCCTGCTCAATAGATAGCGCATTtccactgccagggttagaggcTTGATTCCTACTGGGGCTGAAAATGCATGAACTCATggtgctttggacaaaagcttCAAGTGGCATATTGTTAAAGTCAAAATGAAAGATGAATTTTTCACCTTgtttctccatatcataacacCTATTAAAAG
This region of Centroberyx gerrardi isolate f3 chromosome 23, fCenGer3.hap1.cur.20231027, whole genome shotgun sequence genomic DNA includes:
- the LOC139930365 gene encoding protein S100-P-like, which encodes MDKKLQTSMALLLQTFKQYASADGNPNTLTKNEVKELFKTELPGFLEGGKNQCAVDKLLSSMDCDRDSEVDFTEFMCMVTGLTCAFHDCAQHK
- the LOC144537908 gene encoding protein S100-P-like; translation: MDKKLQTSMVLLLQTFKQYASADGNPNTLTKNEVKELFKTELPGFLEGGKNQVEVDKLIQDLDEDGDSEVNFSEFMILITDITCAFYEIVTS